AAGCGGCGCTACATTCAAACGCATGCGCCACTTTAACACTTTTGAAGATACTTGTCGATATGGCAAAACCTGGGAATGCATTTGATAAAAAAGCTTGTCAGGGTGTGATGCGTGTGTTATCACCGTGCAACGAAAATTGCAGGCGAACTTCAggggccgtccacactaacacgggtTCGTTCGAGGTCGTATTACTATTTGATATTTCTAGGCCTTTTGTCCACACAAACACACTCTAACACGGAGGTCGGATCCATCGAATCCGGGTACTTTTGAGAACGCTGTTCAAAGTAAATCAAAATGAATCATTATACTTTTGTCCGTTGTGTGGACGGTCGAATctgtatcaaaatgaaaacgataaGGCGTCATATTGCAGGCTCGTCTGCTGCTATGAGCAATCGCATGTCATAAAAATTACGTTACGCCGTACCTCAGCGTTTTCTGacgtttgaatccgtgttagtttGGACGGCTGGATCCAGGCGAAAACGATAGTGTGTACGCTAATCAAGTGATGCATTTTCGGCGaaacgaatccggatacttttgaattCGTTTTAGTGTTGACGACAACGCATACAATCACACAATCACGAACTTCATacaatcataaaaaaacaataaacgtCAAAAACTACAAAAACTGCACACATAATCAGATCATTTCCCACTACAAGGATCCACAAAGACTATTCGCTGCAAGGAGTTTTAGAtttcgatataaaaaaaaccctctctTGACCAAAGCAAGTTTAAGTTAGCGGCAATTTCTTGTTTTTGAAGATGACTAATAGAACGTAAGGTAACTTACGATTTTCGAGTTTGGCGAAAACTGTCAAAGCGGAGAGTTATCTATGGGATGGGTCTGGACTTTTGCAGCAATTGTGTTTTTCATCAAAAGTTTGAGGCTCACCTTTGGTTGCGGTGAACTTGTCTTCCCTTCGGAAGTCTCCTCCATCTGTATCACATTGCTGAGAATTGACTCCAATTAGTATTAGACTTAGCTTAAAGAAGACAAGAAATTTCTTATCCATGTTGTTTGTTTAGCTTCTTTGATTCACAAGTGATCTGTACATGAGCGAAGTAATATAATGGTaatattttagtatttttgtgTTGAATAACTTGTTCAAAAGAATTGCACGCCATTGTCATGGTAACCAAAGTCATAAAGATATGAACAAAGTTTTAAAGACAAATAGAAAAGCAATTAATTTTATTGTAGAACAATGCTTGAAGAtaaatactgttcttgttaaCGCCTTAATTTCGTGTgttggtgttaatacactcaCTGTCGTTCAGAATTGAAAAATTCTTTCTCAGTTTTGGCGAGAGAAGTTTGATGTCAAACTTTGCAATCTCGTGTTTCATTAATGGATTGGAAAACATTTCACTCTGGGGACACAAACAGAGTGATTTGAGCCGATTGAAAAAAATCTGCTTAATAccttaaaataatataaaagaaTAACCACCATTGTtaagcaaacaaaataattgcTTTTTGCAGGCACGAACACAGGTGCATGAGATGAAACGAAAAGGGAGGCAATgaaaatagactaaaaagttAGATCTTTTTCTGGCAACGAATACATACATGGTTGGGTCATTTTGTGGACGCGGTAAATCTCGTCCTTTGTATTTTGTTGGGTATGAAATTTTGGCTCTTTTTCTTCCTCTGCTATCATTTATAGTTTAGTAACCCATCGAGAGGTGGACATCATGTGGAGCAAAGTTTCCTTACGAATAAGccactgtattttcaatgataaacaataacaaaggagtgggtgattGGCATTATTTAATTCGCTTTATTATGAAGCATTGAATATTTTGATGAACATACAATTATTTAAGCTATAATTAACATCTATTTTGGAACGTTAAATTTTCTTACCCACTTTGTCTTGGTAACATAAGTGACGTAGCAAACCTTTACTTAAATTTAAGTATTTGCAACGTTATTTGTGCAGAGCTCATTCAATCcgtactgttttatttataagaATCATAGAAAAAATTCACATGAAAAATGCAAATCGAAATGTACAATGTTTTGACCACTTTGTGGGGGGAGACCACTTGAGCGCTGTTTTTttgtcggggggggggggggggggtagggtggcAGTGCTTGAAACACGTCCTACTCAGCCCATAAATGTTTCCGAGCCGTAACCTTCTATTGTCTCGAGAAAGTTATTTCACAAAAATATACCCAAATGAAGTAAATCGCTTATTGCAAAACTGACAAGTGTTCCCTACCCAATACCCATTTTGTTTAGCCCCAAATCCTAGCTCGCTATCCGGGGAGTTGCAATGGTTTTCTCCATTCCCCATAATCCCGATGCGAACCCGATTGTTATTAAAACCATTCCTGCCGCAATTTCTTTGAAGTTCTGAGCCTGCAATCAGGCCCAGCCAATCAGCTTTCGACATGGACAAATCCTTGAAAGTCCCATCagcaatgacgtcatacagGGACTCAGAGGGGTAGTGTAAGTTGAGCCATCTCAAGTCATCCGCGACTTCCATCCCGATACAGATGTCTTTGAAAGGAGCCTCCCAGTATGTTGATAGCTTGGTCTCCCGGTGGTCTAAACCGGTTAATCCTGCCTCTGGGTTGTATTCTAACTTGTTTGACCAGAGTGGTGAATCGTAGCGAAATGTACTCTGAAACCAATGCACAGTACTTTGCGATATATGGATTTATTTCAGGGGCAGATTCAAGATATGTTAGGGGTTAAGTGTCCACATCTATTTTATGCTACTCAATACCTTTCAGAAATCTCATAATTTAGGGAAAAAAGATgacaaaaatgaaaagaaGTGAGCATATTGCTATTTGAGACTAAAGAAATTTTACGTAAAATAAATGACCAAATTTGACTTAGACATTTCACGTAGACTTTCATCGTACGTATACCGTATTTTCagtttcattgtttttcttttgaatcTCCAAGAACTGGCTAGCTCCTATTAAGCTGTTAGCATGTCGAGGTCCCGAGGGAACTGACCTTTGAGCCATCTGCTTTCATGACCAGCGTCCATCCCCCACTTCCGCAGATACTGGACATTTGGCAGAACACCTCAGTCACCTTTGAGCCCACGGTAATACTGTAAGCCTTGTCCTTGCGCATACTTGTTGGGAAAAAATGTTGATTAGTCTACGATCAAGCCCTCGGTATCATACGATGGCAGGGTCGGTAGGGTTATGTAAGTAATTAAAGCAAATGAAAGTCGGGCATTACTTGTACCTTAACGCGAGTTTGAAAagcatttttaaagaaaaccgCCGAGAGCTTTTCGAGTAGAACTGAAAGTTGGATTGTTTATCTACGAGCTTCGAGGTGAGCTTTATTTCTTATGTTCACGAGATTAAATAAACTGGCCTCATTTTTCTATTATGCCCATTTATACATCTTAATCATCTTAAACCAATTTGCGCTGTTTATTTGAGAGCGCCTGTGTTTTTTTAGGTGCCGTCATATCAAGGAGTAACGGAAACTCAATAAACAAACCTGGATCTCTCGAAGATGTCTTTGCAAGACCGCAAATGACCTGCAACAAATGTGCACAATGAGTATGCTGCGAAAATCATACACCTAGCTAGAAGAGTGAACAGGCGCGTAGCCAGGAGTTGGGGCAGGAGCGTGTAGCTAGGAGTTAGCGCaggggcgtgtagctaggaaTGAAACTGGGGGCGTGTAGCTAGAAGTGAAACATGGGTTTTGAAACTAGAAGTGAAAAAgggggcgtgtagctaggagTGAAACAGGGGGGCATCAAGGAATGAAACAgggggcgtgtagctaggagTGAAACAGGTTGCGTGTAGCTGGAGTGAAAAAGGGGGCGTgtagcttgaaaaaaaaacagggggTGTGTAGCTAAGGGTAAAACCGGGGGTGTTCAACTAGGAGTGAATACAGGGGGTTTGCTACCAGGAGTGAAGGAGGGGGCGTGTAGCTGGAAATGAAAGAGGGGTGTGTAGCTAGGAGTGAAACCGGGGGTGTTCAACTAGGAGTGAAAAAGAGGGCATGTTGCAGGAAATGAAACAgggggcgtgtagctaggagTGAAAAAGGGGGCGTTTAGCAAGAAATGAGACAGGGGGCTTGTAGCTAGGAGTAAAAAAAgggggcgtgtagctaggagTGAAAAAGGAGTGTAGCTAGGAGTGAATACAGGTGGTGTTAAGTTAGGAGTAGAAGCAGAGGGAATGTAGCTATGAACGGGCACAAAAGGGCTGTGTATTGCAGAGTTCTAGCGAAAGTAAGATCGAAGCTAAGACCTCACAAAAGCCCTTGCTGCACGGGCTTCGTACTCACTGGATATTTCGCAGTGTTCACCGGAGAAGCCTGATTTACACTCGCAGCGATAACCTTGATACCTATCGCTTGAGATGACGCATCGGGCGTCGTTCTTACAACGCTCGCACAAGTGGTCCCATGGGGTCTGGGGACGAAAGAATTTTTGGTCGAGTCATTGAGCAAATGATGTAAGATTGGGTGCAACGAGTCATTGAGTCAATAATGTGGAATTGGGTACAACGAGTCATAGTCATTAAGCCCGTGATGTGGAATTGAGTACAACGAGTCATAGTCATTGAGGCAGCCCATTATGTGGGAATCGGTAAAACGAGTCATTGAGCCCATGATGTGGGATTTGGTACAACGAGTCATTAAAGGCCATGATGTGGTATTGGGTACAACGAGTCATTGAGCCCATGATGTGGGATTGGGTACAACGAGTCATGGAGCCCATGATGTGGGATTGGGTACAACGAGTCATTGAGGCCATGATGTGGGATTGGGTACAACGAGTCATTGAGGCCATGATGTGGGATTGGGTACAACGAGTCATTGAGCCCATGATGTGGGATTGGGTACAACGAGTCATTGAGCCCATGATGTGGGATTGGGTACAACGAGTCATTGAAGCCATGATGTGGGATTGGGTACAACGAGTCATTGAGGCCATGATGTCGGATTGGGTACAACGAGTCATTGAGCCCATGATGTGGGATTGGGTACAACAAGTCAACGATCCCATGATTCGTTCGGTAGTGAAGTGACGCATCGGGCGACGTTGGAGGAAAAAAGTggtatctttttttccttttcccgCATATTTCTTCGCTTCTttcttccccctccccctccctctcctcaACCTCTTCTTTTGCTCGTAGTGAAAAGCCTTTACAGAGATCCTTTCGAACTGCTTCCGTGTACCAAACCAAATCCCGGACAATATTGCCATTACTCAGGATACTCCCACTTTTGATACAAATTCTTACCTACCCTTTTATAGTAAGTCGAATTTGCATTCTGTACAAGTGCATCCGAAGAAGAGCCATTCACCGCCTCGCGACTCAACTCGCACAGACTCAAGGACTCGGTACTTTTATGGTAGTAGTTGGCGGATCTGCATCTTGAGTCAGACAGACAAGCGGCGCTACATTCAAACGCATGCGCCACTTTAACACTTTTGAAGATACTTGTCGATATGGCAAAACCTGGGAATGCATTTGATAAAAAAGCTTGTCAGGGTGTGATGCGTGTGTTATCACCGTGCAACGAAAATTGCAGGCGAACTTCAggggccgtccacactaacacgggtTCGTTCGAGGTCGTATTACTATTTGATATTTCTAGGCCTTttgtccacactaacacactcTAACACGGAGGTCGGATCCATCGAATCCGGGTACTTTTGAGAACGCTGTTCAAAGTAAATCAAAATGAATCATTATACTTTTGTCCGTTGTGTGGACGGTCGAATctgtatcaaaatgaaaacgataaGGCGTCATATCGCAGGCTCGTCTGCTGCTATGAGCAATCGCATGTCATAAAAATTACGTTACGCCGTACCTCAGCGTTTTCTGacgtttgaatccgtgttagtttGGACGGCTGGATCCAGGCGAAAACGATAGTGTGTACGCTAATCAAGTGATGCATTTTCGGCGaaacgaatccggatacttttgaattCGTTTTAGTGTTGACGACAACGCATACAATCACACAATCACGAACTTCAtacaatcataaaaaaaaacaataaacgtCAAAAACTACAAAAACTGCACACATAATCAGATCATTTCCCACTACAAGGATCCACAAAGACTATTCGCTGCAAGGAGTTTTAGAtttcgatataaaaaaaaccctctctTGACCAAAGCAAGTTTAAGTTAGCGGCAATTTCTTGTTTTTGAAGATGACTAATAGTACGTAAGGTAACTTACGGTTTTCGAGTTTGGCGAAAACTGTCAAAGCGGAGAGTTATCTTTGGGATGGGTCTGGACTTTTGCAGCAATTGTGTTTTTCATCAAAAGTTTGAGGCTCACCTTTGGTTGCGGTGAACTTGTCTTCCCTTCGGAAGTCTCCTCCATCTGTATCACATTGCTGAGAATTGACTCCAATTAGTATTAGACTTAGCTTAAAGGAGACAAGAAATTTCTTATCCATGTTGTTTGCTTAGCTTATTTGATTCACAAGTGATCTGTTCATGAGCGAAGTAATATAATGGTaatattttagtatttttgtgTTGAATAACTTGTTCAAAAGAATTGCACGCCATTGTCATGGTAACCAAAGTCATAAAGATATGAACAAAGTTTTAAAGACAAATAGAAAAGCAATTAATTTTATTGTAGAACAATGCTTGAAGAtaaatactgttcttgttaaCGCCTTAATTTCGTGTGTTGGTGTTAATAGACTCACTGTCGTTCAGAATTGTAAAATTCTTTCTCAGTTTTGGCGAGAGAAGTTTGATGTCAAACTATGCAATCTCATGTTTCATTAATGGTTGGAAAACATTTCACTCTGGGGGCACAAACAGAGTGATTTGAGCCGATTGAATAAAATCTGCTTAATAccttaaaataatataaaagaaTAACCACCATTGTTAAGCAAGCAAAATAATTGCTTTTTGCAGGCACGAACACAGGTGCATGAGATGAAACGAAAAGGGAGGCAATgaaaatagactaaaaagttAGATCTTTTTCTGGCAACAAAAACATACATGGTTGGGTCATTTTGTGGACGCGGTAAATCCCGTCCTTTGTATGTTGTTGGGTATGGAATTTTGGCTCTTTTTCTTCCTCGCTGCTATTATTTATAGTTTAGTAACCCATCGAGAGGTGGACATCATGTGGAGCAAATTAAAcgagcgacacagaaagctctgcgcagGAAGATTAAGTTATTTTGGCATccacaaaacagtcaaaatcaTGCGGAATAATTAGAAAAATTAACCAGGTTCATTTAATGACCTCTGATCTTTCAGTGTTGTTTGAACGCCTCACACCTAgcggatggaaatggattgaaAATATTACTTTTACCGGCAATCACTCAAGTCGGACTAAAAACCTTTATAATTAAGAAACTATTTATGACTAATGTTTCGACGCCTGAGGAATCCTTAAGTgtggagaaaaaaatatgttttatgtAGCGAAACTGCCATCATCGACTCTCACTGACTCTCATTGGCCGTTTTTATACTAGAGACTGCTAAGACGTCTACATGACCTTAGGACGTCCTTAACTTGTAGCGTAaagtagagaaaaaaaagcagacGACTTTGATGTCTGACGGCTAAGACGTCTGAAATTAAGGGCGTCAAAACGATGCCCTTATTGAAGAAAATACTCCTCGATGTTCAATTGGTTTTATTGACAAAGATGAGGAAGTCCTATGGCAATACAATAAATCAAGGATTATAATTAAACTGAGGATTACAAATAACGGTAACTAGGATATAACAAATGAACGCGTAGGACTTACATgaataatgttcaaaacaagatggccggCTGCTCTCTTCTGAGCCGGTCAGCGGTCTTACATAAGACCTAGGCCCTAGCGGCCAGCGTTACACACTCTTCATCCCCCCCAGTCCGTGAGTCTATACTAAGTCTAGAGTCTATACAAGGCTAGACGAACGGACTCCTGCTACTGTCCAATTCCCTGTCTCTGGTTCGTAGCGTTTTGGTCGTGTTCTCGCACGAGTTGGCCTTCTAGGTTCAGGGAGTGGCTGCGGGGCCTGAGATGAGGCGTCAGGCATACAAGAGGATACAGGGTCATTGTTGGCTTGAGTGGTAGGTGGTGTTTCAGCGACGGGTTCAGCGGGTGGAACTGTCTGGTTGCACTCTGTGGGTATGACGGGATGGCTACCGTGTGAGAGTTGGGTGGTGACGTGAGGATTGCCCGTCAATGGTCCACTGCCTGTGGGAGGCGACGGTGAGCTGTTAAGTGTGGGTTGACACTCTGGAGATCTGGGTGGAGGTGGTGGCGTCCTGTACTGATGGTCTGGGGTGTATGCACGAAGGAACCGACGATTACGCAGGGTCAACCGTCCTGAGCCATCCACCTTTATCCTGTATTGGTCGTGGCCTGGCGACTCCACTACCATGCCTGAGCGGTCCCATTTGTTCGGGTGTGGGCCCTGCTGGTTCTGGATGAAGACCCTTTCACCTAGCTTCAGAGGTCGAAGTGGTTTGGAGTGGCTCGTCAATGATTCGGTGGTACGTGATATGCGGGTCCGAAGGGCATCTTCCTTTGCCGCCCATGCTTGCCGCCACAGGGGTCGGATGTGTGGATTAGAGAACTTCTCTAGTCGATTGACGAACATGAGGGAGTCTCGAAGGGGTCGACCGAATATGATTTGGGCTGGTGAAAGGTCGCAGTCCCGGTCCGGTGTGTTTCGTAGCTGTAACATGGCACGCAGGAAGCGATCGTTATCAAGGCTGCCGTTAGGACCAGTATTGGACATCAGGAGACGTTTAGCTGTTTTGACTGCCACTTCTGCTCTCCCGTTGGATTGTGGGAAGCCGACAGAAGACAGGCGGTGTTTGATCCCCCAAAGTCGGAGAAAGGTCTCGGTGCCGCCTGCTGTGAACTCTGGTCCGCCATCGCTTGATATCTCTGTTGGCACGCCAAAGGTGGCGAAGAATGCTCGGAGGTGACGGACCAGGCCAGCGGAGCCCCCTAGGTCAGTACCTGCGGTGGAGCTGAGGACCTCCACCCATCCAGAGAGCCGGTCTCCGACAACTAGGTAGTGGCGGCCACCAAAGTCGAAgaagtcagcgtagacagccTCGAACGGGGTAGATGGCGGAGAGGTCGGGAGGGGCGGTGTGGCCGCTTGTGACGGGGCGTTGCGGTTGCAATCTGTGCATCCGTCTCTGGTGCCCTGAATGTCCCGTGACATCCCCGGCCAGAAGACAATGGCACGCGCTTGCTGCTCCATAGTAGAGGCTCCTTGATGTGCAGCGTGTAAGTGCTGGAGGACCCGTTTGCGGAGGGACATGGGCACAACCACACGGTCGTTGAGTAGTAGAACGCCATCCTGTGCATATATCGACTCACAGAGATGTCCGAGACTTGAAAGCGCCGGGTCGTTAgggtcaacaacaacatcttGTTCAATGAGGCGTAGGAGGTGACCTAGGCATGGGTCCGTAGCAGTCTCTTGTGCGAGGATCGGCCACGAGATGGCCCCAAGATCATGTGCGTCGTTCCTGATGGAGGCCATGAGGGCCGACTCAACCATGTCCGGTACACTAGGAGTTGAAGTTGCGAGACTGTTAGTTGAGCCTGATGGGGATGGGTGTCTTGATGTGGCGTCAGCCGCCTGGTTACTTTTTCCCGGTCgatgggtgatggtgaagcGCCACGGGAGGGTACGCTGCTTTAACCTGAACAGACGGGAGTTGGTGATCTCATCGAGGGTGCGATCGCCGAAGATTTTGACTAGAGGCTTGTGGTCGGTGACTACCACAAGGTTGTCGCAACCCTGTGTGAAGTACCGGGTTTGCTCGAGACCCCAGGCAACGGCCAGGGCCTCTCCCTCGATGGCTGCGTAACGTTGTTCGGCTGGGGAGAGGAAGCGTGAGCCAGCCAGAGTGATCCGCCATCCTCCTGGGCAGCAGTCAGGTATACCAGAGGGGCAGCTACAGTGTTGCTGGAGGAGGAAATAACCAATACCTCTTCGGGACCAGTCGGGGCGAAGGCAGGTGCGCCTCTGCATGTCGTAGATTTCCACGCCCTCGCGGATTGCCTGAACAATGGCTTCTTTGGACTCTTGGAAGGCAGACTCCAGGTAAGGTGACCAGGTGAATTTGCACCGTGGGCTTAGGAATGGCTTAAACGGCGCCATGGTCTCGCGCAATTGGGCGTAGTTGGCCACCTGGTTGACCAGACCGAACCAGCTTCTGATGTCTGTCGTCGATTCAGGAGTGGGGAAATCACGGATGGCATCCAGGTACTTAGGGAGTGGCTCTATGGTTGAGTCGGACACCCTAAAGCCGGCGAAGTCCACGCACTTTTCGGCGAACTGAAATTTGTCGGGGTTCAGTACTATACCGGACTGGCCTACGCATGTAAGGAAGTCGATGGATCGCCACCAGTGTTGTTCTAGGTCAGTATCATAATGGATTGTGTCGTCCACACACCGCTCTTTGCGCTCGAAGGCTGATAGGATAGCATCGAAACGACGGTTGTAGCCATCCCCTGACGAGAGGAATCCTTGTGGTGCCCTGGTGTAGCGCCAGCGCCCGAAGGGCGTAATGAAAGTGGTCAGGTGTCGATCTGCCTCGCGTAAGGGAACGCTGTGATAGCCGTTCCAAGCGTCGGTGACGGTCTTCCAGGTGTCCTTCGGAATTCGGCGGGCGAGGTGGAAGGGAGACTCCATGGCAAAAGTCTCGCGCTGGCAGAATTTGTTTAGTGGCGAGAGATCCACAGTCCGGCGCGGTGAGCCGTCGTGCTTCCGGGTCACAACCATGCGGTGGCACCATGTGACAGGTTCCCCGTAAGGCACTCGTTCGATGACACCAAGGGCCTCGTCCCGGAGAAGGTCGTCGTATACCTTTTGCTGCCAGTGAAGAGGGATGGTGGCCGGGGTGTGGCACGCTCTGGGTGTGGCTGCTGGGTCTACATGTATCTCGATGGCGGACTGTTGACTTTTGGCTGGTTGTCGCCTTTTGCGCCTACGGGCTCTGTAGCAATCGATGCATACCTGATGAGGTTTGGAATTCCAGCCCCGAGATCCTTCTGAGAAGACGTgaaatgacactttacaatcAGGACAGGAGGCCTGTCGTGATTTCTCTGCTGCGCTTGGTGACTGGTCTGAGGGTGGCGTGTTTTTGTTACGCTGGAAGGACGACATCGCGGACAGGGTTGAAGACGGTAGGGCGTTTCGAGCCATCTCTTTACTCTCCACCGAggcaatgacgtcattaattGGGTTGGTCAAGATATCTGTAATGCCCAGAGTCTCACGCCTTATGTCTGAGTCGTAAATGCCATTTAAAAGGACGTCGCGTATGATGTGGTCGGTGTAGT
The DNA window shown above is from Nematostella vectensis chromosome 15, jaNemVect1.1, whole genome shotgun sequence and carries:
- the LOC125560607 gene encoding uncharacterized protein LOC125560607 → MDKKFLVSFKLSLILIGVNSQQCDTDGGDFRREDKFTATKGFAISTSIFKSVKVAHAFECSAACLSDSRCRSANYYHKSTESLSLCELSREAVNGSSSDALVQNANSTYYKRTPWDHLCERCKNDARCVISSDRYQGYRCECKSGFSGEHCEISSHLRSCKDIFERSSMRKDKAYSITVGSKVTEVFCQMSSICGSGGWTLVMKADGSKSTFRYDSPLWSNKLEYNPEAGLTGLDHRETKLSTYWEAPFKDICIGMEVADDLRWLNLHYPSESLYDVIADGTFKDLSMSKADWLGLIAGSELQRNCGRNGFNNNRVRIGIMGNGENHCNSPDSELGFGAKQNGYWVGNTCQFCNKRFTSFGYIFVK